From a region of the Cucumis sativus cultivar 9930 chromosome 6, Cucumber_9930_V3, whole genome shotgun sequence genome:
- the LOC101219576 gene encoding uncharacterized protein LOC101219576: MGDINTKLPPKPDSYYKSPEHNSEDCIIFRGWDSAAAIDDDSQSESGVSSPTLWASNSRTTPQFHHRHRNRSLSPTSRTQAIARGQQELMEMVRNMPESSYELSLKDLVEHHLTNSKRQQDGDVASLTRDDSSSETSFRRDPSKNRGETRALVTRSRSVDSGGFYLKMFFPLPFGQVSAKKKNNLRTDSGLSGSSRVSPKPPPVDKDWWRKRSSVSGGENDGSISGGSMTSSGSSNSTSSERSNSRNSESQGSCWFCISPMRSKDRE, from the exons ATGGGCGATATCAACACCAAATTACCACCAAAACCCGATTCCTATTATAAATCTCCAGAACACAACTCCGAAGATTGCATCATTTTCAGAGGCTGGGACAGTGCTGCTGCAATCGACGATGACTCTCAATCCGAATCAGGCGTTTCTTCACCCACCCTTTGGGCTTCCAATTCTCGAACCACCCCCCAATTTCACCACCGCCATCGTAATCGTAGCCTTTCCCCAACTTCCCGAACCCAAGCCATAGCCAGAGGCCAACAGGAGCTCATGGAGATGGTTCGTAATATGCCCGAATCATCTTACGAGCTCTCCCTCAAAGATCTTGTTGAACATCACTTGACTAATTCGAAGCGCCAACAAGATGGTGATGTTGCTTCGCTTACAAGAGACGATTCCAGCTCTGAAACTTCCTTCCGAAGAGACCCTAGCAAAAACAGAGGTGAAACTAGGGCACTTGTTACCAGAAGTAGAAGCGTCGATAGCGGTGGGTTTTATCTCAAAATGTTCTTCCCACTGCCTTTTGGGCAAGTTTCGgccaaaaagaagaataatctTAGAACTGATTCTGGATTGAGTGGTAGCTCGAGAGTTTCGCCTAAGCCACCGCCGGTGGATAAAGATTGGTGGAGGAAGAGATCGTCGGTATCGGGCGGTGAAAACGACGGTAGTATCTCCGGTGGAAGTATGACGAGTAGCGGTAGTAGTAATAGTACTAGCAGCGAAAGAAGCAACAGCAg GAACTCTGAATCGCAAGGAAGTTGCTGGTTTTGTATTAGTCCAATGAGAAGTAAAGATCGAGAGTAA
- the LOC101219096 gene encoding TOM1-like protein 4 isoform X1, which produces MNMSTNAAACAERATNDVLIAPDWAINIELCDIINMDPRQAKDALKILKKRLTSKNPKIQLLALYALEALSKNCGDTVFKLIVDRNILHEMVKIVKKKQPDSTVREKILALVDAWQAAFGGGSEGKYPQYYVAYNDLKNAGFRFPPREENVEQFFSPPQIQPVIEDPVSAYNDLAVQASLQSDSSGLSLPEIQNAQGLGDVLLEMLGALDPKTPEALKQEVIGDLVDQCRSYHSRVVILVNETTDEELLCQGLVLNDSLQRVLSYHDDIAKGTFTMEARRTEPPVPSVPYINPEDDGSEDDSTPLSRRPTRDHIYERDRKLANGQSSRVSPLPSPSSKTTAVVEMIDHLSGDVYKPEGSPRIVEPPSTSSPFYTRQPLFDEPPPRSMPTNPLLTTPRDAQSPSGLPPPPSRYNQRQQYFEQQKAGTGGSQPHLSNDYSSYDNMVGNTKNLSLSPTPTRSAEHEEALFKDLVDFAKAKSSSSKSNRPF; this is translated from the exons ATGAATATGTCTACCAATGCTGCTGCTTGCGCTGAGAGAGCAACAAATGATGTGCTTATCGCTCCTGATTGGGCCATAAATATTGAGCTCTGTGATATTATTAACATGGATCCTCG GCAAGCGAAAGATGCATTGAAGATACTCAAGAAGCGTCTCACGAGCAAAAATCCTAAAATACAACTTCTAGCACTCTAT GCATTGGAGGCTCTGAGCAAAAATTGTGGCGATACTGTTTTTAAGCTGATTGTAGATCGTAATATCCTGCAtgaaatggttaaaattgtaaagaagAAG cAGCCCGACTCAACCGTACGGGAAAAAATATTAGCCTTGGTAGATGCATGGCAAGCAGCATTTGGTGGTGGTTCCGAGGGAAAGTATCCACAGTACTATGTAGCCTACAATGACTTGAAG AATGCTGGATTTCGATTTCCACCAAGAGAAGAGAACGTTGAGCAATTCTTTAGTCCACCTCAGATACAGCCAGTCATTGAAGACCCTGTTTCAGCTTATAATGATCTTGCTGTTCAGGCTTCTCTCCAGTCTGATTCTTCTGGTTTAAG CTTGCCAGAAATTCAAAATGCACAGGGACTGGGAGATGTTTTATTGGAAATGCTTGGTGCGTTGGACCCTAAGACTCCAGAG GCTTTGAAGCAAGAAGTGATTGGTGATCTTGTTGATCAATGCCGTTCCTACCACAGCCGTGTTGTGATACTTGTGAATGAGACGAC AGATGAGGAATTGCTATGTCAAGGATTGGTATTGAATGACAGTCTGCAGCGTGTACTCAGCTACCATGATGACATTGCGAAAGGAACATTTACGATGGAAGCTAGAAGAACAGAACCTCCTGTTCCATCGGTTCCGTATATCAACCCTGAGGATGATGGGTCCGAAGATGACTCTACACCGTTATCTCGAAG GCCAACGAGGGATCACATTTATGAGAGGGACAGGAAATTGGCAAATGGCCAATCATCTCGAGTAAGTCCACTTCCTTCACCCTCATCAAAGACGACGGCTGTTGTGGAAATGATCGATCATCTTAGCGGTGATGTGTACAAGCCTGAAGGGTCTCCAAGGATAGTAGAGCCACCATCAACTTCTTCACCTTTCTACACTAGACAACCTTTGTTTGACGAACCACCTCCAAGAAGCATGCCCACTAATCCACTCCTCACAACACCTCGGGATGCTCAATCTCCTAGCGGCCTCCCTCCCCCACCCTCCCGGTATAATCAAAGACAACAATATTTTGAGCAACAAAAAGCTGGTACAGGAGGCAGTCAGCCCCATCTGAGCAACGATTATAGTTCTTATGACAACATGGTGGGGAATACCAAGAATCTTTCACTCAGTCCTACCCCAACCAGATCCGCGGAGCATGAAGAGGCCCTTTTCAAAGATCTGGTGGACTTTGCCAAGGCCAAGTCATCTTCCTCAAAATCCAACCGACCATTCTGA
- the LOC101219096 gene encoding TOM1-like protein 4 isoform X2, with protein sequence MNMSTNAAACAERATNDVLIAPDWAINIELCDIINMDPRQAKDALKILKKRLTSKNPKIQLLALYALEALSKNCGDTVFKLIVDRNILHEMVKIVKKKPDSTVREKILALVDAWQAAFGGGSEGKYPQYYVAYNDLKNAGFRFPPREENVEQFFSPPQIQPVIEDPVSAYNDLAVQASLQSDSSGLSLPEIQNAQGLGDVLLEMLGALDPKTPEALKQEVIGDLVDQCRSYHSRVVILVNETTDEELLCQGLVLNDSLQRVLSYHDDIAKGTFTMEARRTEPPVPSVPYINPEDDGSEDDSTPLSRRPTRDHIYERDRKLANGQSSRVSPLPSPSSKTTAVVEMIDHLSGDVYKPEGSPRIVEPPSTSSPFYTRQPLFDEPPPRSMPTNPLLTTPRDAQSPSGLPPPPSRYNQRQQYFEQQKAGTGGSQPHLSNDYSSYDNMVGNTKNLSLSPTPTRSAEHEEALFKDLVDFAKAKSSSSKSNRPF encoded by the exons ATGAATATGTCTACCAATGCTGCTGCTTGCGCTGAGAGAGCAACAAATGATGTGCTTATCGCTCCTGATTGGGCCATAAATATTGAGCTCTGTGATATTATTAACATGGATCCTCG GCAAGCGAAAGATGCATTGAAGATACTCAAGAAGCGTCTCACGAGCAAAAATCCTAAAATACAACTTCTAGCACTCTAT GCATTGGAGGCTCTGAGCAAAAATTGTGGCGATACTGTTTTTAAGCTGATTGTAGATCGTAATATCCTGCAtgaaatggttaaaattgtaaagaagAAG CCCGACTCAACCGTACGGGAAAAAATATTAGCCTTGGTAGATGCATGGCAAGCAGCATTTGGTGGTGGTTCCGAGGGAAAGTATCCACAGTACTATGTAGCCTACAATGACTTGAAG AATGCTGGATTTCGATTTCCACCAAGAGAAGAGAACGTTGAGCAATTCTTTAGTCCACCTCAGATACAGCCAGTCATTGAAGACCCTGTTTCAGCTTATAATGATCTTGCTGTTCAGGCTTCTCTCCAGTCTGATTCTTCTGGTTTAAG CTTGCCAGAAATTCAAAATGCACAGGGACTGGGAGATGTTTTATTGGAAATGCTTGGTGCGTTGGACCCTAAGACTCCAGAG GCTTTGAAGCAAGAAGTGATTGGTGATCTTGTTGATCAATGCCGTTCCTACCACAGCCGTGTTGTGATACTTGTGAATGAGACGAC AGATGAGGAATTGCTATGTCAAGGATTGGTATTGAATGACAGTCTGCAGCGTGTACTCAGCTACCATGATGACATTGCGAAAGGAACATTTACGATGGAAGCTAGAAGAACAGAACCTCCTGTTCCATCGGTTCCGTATATCAACCCTGAGGATGATGGGTCCGAAGATGACTCTACACCGTTATCTCGAAG GCCAACGAGGGATCACATTTATGAGAGGGACAGGAAATTGGCAAATGGCCAATCATCTCGAGTAAGTCCACTTCCTTCACCCTCATCAAAGACGACGGCTGTTGTGGAAATGATCGATCATCTTAGCGGTGATGTGTACAAGCCTGAAGGGTCTCCAAGGATAGTAGAGCCACCATCAACTTCTTCACCTTTCTACACTAGACAACCTTTGTTTGACGAACCACCTCCAAGAAGCATGCCCACTAATCCACTCCTCACAACACCTCGGGATGCTCAATCTCCTAGCGGCCTCCCTCCCCCACCCTCCCGGTATAATCAAAGACAACAATATTTTGAGCAACAAAAAGCTGGTACAGGAGGCAGTCAGCCCCATCTGAGCAACGATTATAGTTCTTATGACAACATGGTGGGGAATACCAAGAATCTTTCACTCAGTCCTACCCCAACCAGATCCGCGGAGCATGAAGAGGCCCTTTTCAAAGATCTGGTGGACTTTGCCAAGGCCAAGTCATCTTCCTCAAAATCCAACCGACCATTCTGA